DNA sequence from the Melospiza georgiana isolate bMelGeo1 chromosome 7, bMelGeo1.pri, whole genome shotgun sequence genome:
CATGCAGAATATGGGGTAACCTCCTGCCAGTTTGGGGGGGGTTCTTatctgcttcccttcccacccctgtTCCTCTGGCAGTCTGGGCTTTTGGAGCAGCcctgttcccttccctgtccTTCCTCCCTAATGTGCCATTGTTGTCCCCTTCCTCAGGTTGCCACTGGTTCAAATCCCATCCTTTGAGTACCTGGTCCCTGCCATGGTGCTGAGCTCCCACCTGTctcctggtgccagcacagacagGAATGGTaagcacagccctggagcctGTGTCCCTTAGGGCCTGGGCCATGCTGGTGCCAGGGGAATGGCAATGATGGTACGTGGAGTAGGGATGAGGGGTAGCAAGgggtcctgctgctggcccttcTGGTGATGCTGCACAGCATCCTACTCACTCCTGAGTGCACTTGCAATGTATCTGGTCACCTCGCCAGGGCCAGGGCTCATGGGACGGAGATGCTGGCACACCTCCCCTTCTGCAGCCAGCAGTCACCTTACTGCAGCCTCTtggacacagctccaggagcccaggATCCACGTGTATCCCACCCTTCCAAAATTCCCTTCCAGGTACAGCCATGGCCAGTACATGCCTTGTACCTCATTGCAGAGACACAGGGAGCTGGGCGGACTCACTGCAAGAGGTGGGTGCTCCTGTGCTGGAATGAGGGTTGCTATCCCTCTCCATCAGCTTTCCACTTGTCACCCGTATCCCTGCACCCCCAGTCTCTTTTCCTGGGATTTGCCATGAAGAGAGTTGTGAAGGCAACGGGGATCATGATGCATGTCCATGtatatttttctctgtgcttgGGGTGAGCAGAGCACATGAAACAAGCGCttgttcccagctgctggggcgGTGGGATTGGGGCCAAGGGAAGGTTGGACTGCTCTCCATGTACCCTGCCCCACAGGCCCATCCTTTCCTCTTACAGGTCTCTGGAGCAGTGCTGATCTCTGGGCTGATTCAGCTGGCGCTGGGGGTGTCTGGCGTGTGTGGGTGGGCAGCACGGCACTGCGGGCCCATGGTCCTGGCCCCCAGCCTCTCCATCATCGGGCTCTCTGCGTACAAGGAAGCTGCTTTCTTCTGCTCCACCAGCTGGGGAGTAGCACTGCTGTAtgtgagcccaggggctgtagtggtgggcagctcctgggcctTTCTTTcaccagcaggacagggatggggcacccccGCAGTGCACGGTGCACATTTGGGGCCCCATCGGTGACTGTGACGCTGTGTGGTGACCTGTGCTCACTCTCCTAGGCTCGTGCTCCTCGCTGTCACCTTCTCCCAACACCTGCGGTCCTGCCGCCTGCCCTTCTGTGCCTGGCCCCATGCCTGGGAGGGCACCACAGAGTATTCAGCTCCCACCCTGCGCACATTCTCGGTACTGGGGTTTGTCTGCTCTCTTCACTGTCACCAGGCTTCTCTCTCCAAGCCTGGCTCTTTGGTGTGAGACCTGGTGCACAGGCAGGCATGAAAAGCTTGGTTGTAGCTCCCAGAACATGGATGCTTCTGGGGAAGTGCTAGGGACCTAGGGTGTTGGACCAGAACAGCTTGGTATGTTTCCTGCAGGGGTAAGGGGAGATGTGGCATGACATCCTTGGGAGATGTgacaggacagggatggggtgCTAGCCGTGGCAGGTAGGGGAGGAGCGTCCCCTGCTGAGGGTCCCCTTCTGCCTTGCAGGTACTTCTCCCATTTGGTGGTGTCTGCATTGTCTGTGCCATCCTCAGCTACTTCCACGTTCCCTGGGAATCACTGGATGTGACCATGGCACAGCTGTCCTGGGACAACAGCACCTCCAATGCCCCTTGGATCCACATCCCCTATGCAGGTAGGGGGCAGCAGGGTTGAGGGCAGACATCCACGTCTGGACAGGATTTCTATCCCCTGTCCCTCTTCCCTCCGCTGCAGGAGCGTGGAGGTGGCCGCTGCTCACGCCCCGGGCGCTGGCAGTGGGCATCGCCATGGCCATGGGCTGCAGCATGAACTCTGTGGGCTGCTAcgtgctgtgcaggaggctgctgcGAGCCCCCCGGCTGCCCCCTCACGCCTGTAACCGGGGGCTGTGCATGGAAGGGCTGGGCAGCCTCCTGGCGGGACTGCTGGGCAGCGCAGGGGGCACGGCCTCCAGCATCGCCAACACCTGCGCCGCCGGCCTCACGCAGGTATGCCAAAGCAGGGGGAAAGGGGCTAGCAGGGGTGGGGAGGCAGTCAAGCAGGTGGGCAGGACTACACATAATTGCCAGACTGTCACCGAGGCAGCGCTGGGAaaggcaggtgtgtgtgtgtagcaGAAGGGGGTGGGAGACAGAGCAAGGGGTGATGCTACCCATGCTCACTTTCCCactcttctttcccaggctggctCTCGCCGCTCGGTGCAAGTAAGCGCCCTGCTGTGCATGGTGCTGGGCCTGTCCCCgaggctggcagggctcctCACCCACGTCCCACTGGCAGTTCACGGTGGGTACCCCGCCCTGCCCCttgctgcagcacctgcagcctgcctggcaCCTCCTGACTCCTGCCCCTCGCAGGAGGGGTGCTTTGTGTAACCTAcgccgtggctgtgggcacggGGATCTCCTACTTCCAGTACACATACATTGACTCGGGGAGGAACATCTTCATTGTTGGCTTTGCCATGTTCATGGCACTGCTGGTACCGCGCTGGTTCGGCACGGCTCTGGCTCCCCTGGCCACAGGTATGAGGGACACTCCCCAGGCAAGGCAGAGCCTTGAGTCCCATGGCATGGTGAGCGCACATCTCCAGTGTTCTGGGAGCCTGGGTCAGCTCATGGCAGCAGGCAGCTACCTCTTAAATCCCTGATTCTGCCATGGCTGCTCATGCCCCTTCTCCCTTGCTGGGCTGGGACCTCCTGGCTGATtctggcactgtccctgcaggctgggtgCCACTGgacctcctcttcctctccctgcttATGGTCCCTGTCTTCTTAACTGGCTTCTTGTCATTTTTTCTGGAGAACACGGTCTCAGGTGAGCGGCTGCCCTAGGTGATCTGCATATGCCCTGCTCTGAGGACTGGCTCTGTCCATGAGGCAAACtaccagctctgcctccaggcTTTCCTActgagggtgctggggctggtgtgGGGTAGGAAGAAGGGGGTCTCATTTCactgcctgccttcctgcttGCAGGAACACTGGAGGAACGAGGGCTACTTCCTGAGCAGCCATGGAAAGCCAGAGCTGGAGACTGTCACCTCCatggagagagagggaaagccAGCCAAGCATATAAGCTCCCTGCTGGGCTAAGGAGGCTGCTGCCATCTTCCTGCAAAGCCTTTCCATGCTGCTTCCTCTGCCCAGggagtgaggaagaggaggaaggcagCTGTGCCACTGAGGAGGGGACTGCTGG
Encoded proteins:
- the SLC23A3 gene encoding solute carrier family 23 member 3; this encodes MNGGRGRAPGAGSPMLTSCSSQKMCSWMMSCCLALQHLAVQTSLLCIFHLLLLPTLPQEPPHAHTTSKLLARSLFACGISTVLQTTLGSRLPLVQIPSFEYLVPAMVLSSHLSPGASTDRNGTAMASTCLVPHCRDTGSWADSLQEVSGAVLISGLIQLALGVSGVCGWAARHCGPMVLAPSLSIIGLSAYKEAAFFCSTSWGVALLLVLLAVTFSQHLRSCRLPFCAWPHAWEGTTEYSAPTLRTFSVLLPFGGVCIVCAILSYFHVPWESLDVTMAQLSWDNSTSNAPWIHIPYAGAWRWPLLTPRALAVGIAMAMGCSMNSVGCYVLCRRLLRAPRLPPHACNRGLCMEGLGSLLAGLLGSAGGTASSIANTCAAGLTQAGSRRSVQVSALLCMVLGLSPRLAGLLTHVPLAVHGGVLCVTYAVAVGTGISYFQYTYIDSGRNIFIVGFAMFMALLVPRWFGTALAPLATGWVPLDLLFLSLLMVPVFLTGFLSFFLENTVSGTLEERGLLPEQPWKARAGDCHLHGERGKASQAYKLPAGLRRLLPSSCKAFPCCFLCPGSEEEEEGSCATEEGTAGPGEGTHLLPKPSSGELQPATRPSQTDMPAWHTVA